The following are encoded together in the Salvelinus alpinus chromosome 29, SLU_Salpinus.1, whole genome shotgun sequence genome:
- the LOC139559119 gene encoding myb/SANT-like DNA-binding domain-containing protein 4 isoform X4, which translates to MATRAAYFSPSEAQILMEAYEEVKDIIKKKGNTATVIKQREKAWQSIADRLNALNMNGPKRTWQQVKIKYKNILQNAVKKNTHRQGTGGGSPKADLTPAEDMALELNKGRPVLEGIPGGKETSIGSSQDATRFIQVSGSTVFLLEPPAQAPDDADPGEGPSAAATAHDGDDDEEETISLDSRRHEDPDAIQWENQPGNISSQAIRKLYGNHLRRQIELADIDIQYKKKKMENLALESEIKKRTIRKLDLEIKKLERELQEDDTAQNKN; encoded by the exons atggcaactagagccgcgtacttttccccgtcggaagcacaaatcctcatggaggcatacgaggaggtaaaagatataattaagaagaaaggcaacaccgccacagtgataaagcaaagagaaaaagcgtggcaaagtattgcagaccgcctgaatgc attaaacatgaacgggccaaaacggacatggcagcaggtcaaaatcaaatacaagaacattctgcagaatg cagtgaaaaagaatacccacagacaaggcacgggtggtgggtcaccaaaggctgaccttaccccagcagaggacatggccttggagctaaataaaggcaggcccgtcttagaggggatccctggggggaaagagacgagcataggttcctcccaagatgccacccgcttcattcaag tgtctggcagcactgtgttcctgttagagccaccagcacaagcaccagacgatgctgatcca ggtgaaggccccagtgcagcagcaacagcacatgatggagacgatgatgaggaggagaccatctctctggattccagaaggcatgag gacccagatgctatacagtgggaaaaccagcctggcaacata agctcacaagctatcagaaagttgtatggcaaccacctccggcgccaaatagaactggcagacatagacattcagtacaagaagaaaaagatggaaaatcttgcactggagtccgaaataaaaaagaggacaattaggaaactggaccttgaaataaaaaaacttgagagggag ctccaagaagatgacacagctcaaaataaaaattag
- the LOC139559119 gene encoding putative nuclease HARBI1 isoform X1 — MKAQNCVFLSALTMACPFVRDVVHEEALVLRRAFRRERVFRDRLDPLAFPDDHLYERYRFSADGIRYLCRLLGPRIKHRTARSHALSVEQMVCVALRFFASGAFLYSVGDAEQLNKATICRTIRSVCLAIKALADVFISFPGHRRLCDIKEEFYRIAGFPNVIGAVDCTHIRIKAPSGAHEADFVNRKSFHSINVQMVCNADCVISNVVAKWPGSVHDSRIFRASEIYQCLSQGEFSGVLLGDRGYGCQPFLLTPFTDPQEAQQAYNHAHARTRARVEMTFGLLKARFHCLHKLRVSPVRACDITVACAVLHNVACLRKERAPRVPPAMDWDNPAIFPDDDSGRLLRDQYVLNYFS; from the exons atgaaggcccaaaattgtgtgttcctttctgctctgacaatggcatgcccattcgtgcgagatgtggtgcatgaagaagcacttgtgctgaggagagccttcaggcgagaaagggtcttcagggaccggttggacccactggccttccctgatgaccatctatatgaaagatacaggttttctgcagatggcatcaggtatctatgcagactactgggtcccaggattaagcaccgcactgcacggagccatgcactgagtgtggagcaaatggtttgtgtggccttgcgcttttttgctagtggagccttcctgtactcagtgggggatgcagaacagctgaacaaggccacaatttgccgcacaataaggagtgtgtgtctggctatcaaagcattagcagatgtcttcatctccttccctggccacagaagactctgtgacatcaaagaggagttctataggattgcag gtttccccaatgtcattggtgcagtggactgcacacacataaggataaaagccccctcaggtgcccatgaggccgattttgtgaataggaaatcctttcacagcattaatgttcag atggtctgcaatgctgactgtgtgatcagcaatgttgtggcaaaatggcctggctcagtccatgactccagaatctttcgggcctctgaaatctatcagtgcctatcacaag gtgaattctctggtgtgttgctgggagacagggggtatggctgccagccttttctcctgacacctttcacagacccccaggaagcacagcaggcctacaaccatgcccatgccaggaccagggccagagttgaaatgacctttggcctcctgaaggcacgctttcactgccttcacaaattaagggtcagccctgttagggcatgtgatattactgtggcttgtgctgtcctccacaatgtggcctgcctgaggaaggagagggcccccagagtgccaccagccatggactgggacaatccggcaatcttccctgatgacgacagtggtcggctgctgagggaccaatatgtgttgaattattttagttag
- the LOC139559119 gene encoding myb/SANT-like DNA-binding domain-containing protein 4 isoform X3, with protein sequence MATRAAYFSPSEAQILMEAYEEVKDIIKKKGNTATVIKQREKAWQSIADRLNALNMNGPKRTWQQVKIKYKNILQNAVKKNTHRQGTGGGSPKADLTPAEDMALELNKGRPVLEGIPGGKETSIGSSQDATRFIQVSGSTVFLLEPPAQAPDDADPGEGPSAAATAHDGDDDEEETISLDSRRHEDPDAIQWENQPGNISSQAIRKLYGNHLRRQIELADIDIQYKKKKMENLALESEIKKRTIRKLDLEIKKLEREVRYAFNVHCMLTVTQMY encoded by the exons atggcaactagagccgcgtacttttccccgtcggaagcacaaatcctcatggaggcatacgaggaggtaaaagatataattaagaagaaaggcaacaccgccacagtgataaagcaaagagaaaaagcgtggcaaagtattgcagaccgcctgaatgc attaaacatgaacgggccaaaacggacatggcagcaggtcaaaatcaaatacaagaacattctgcagaatg cagtgaaaaagaatacccacagacaaggcacgggtggtgggtcaccaaaggctgaccttaccccagcagaggacatggccttggagctaaataaaggcaggcccgtcttagaggggatccctggggggaaagagacgagcataggttcctcccaagatgccacccgcttcattcaag tgtctggcagcactgtgttcctgttagagccaccagcacaagcaccagacgatgctgatcca ggtgaaggccccagtgcagcagcaacagcacatgatggagacgatgatgaggaggagaccatctctctggattccagaaggcatgag gacccagatgctatacagtgggaaaaccagcctggcaacata agctcacaagctatcagaaagttgtatggcaaccacctccggcgccaaatagaactggcagacatagacattcagtacaagaagaaaaagatggaaaatcttgcactggagtccgaaataaaaaagaggacaattaggaaactggaccttgaaataaaaaaacttgagagggaggtgagatatgccttcaatgtacactgtatgctaactgtaacacaaatgtattaa
- the LOC139559130 gene encoding large ribosomal subunit protein eL14-like: MVFKRYVEIGRVAYISFGPHAGSLVAIVDVIDQNRALVDGPCTGVKRQSMPFKCMQLTDYVIKVPHSARQKFVRRAWEKAQVTEKWAGSNWAKKIEARQKRAQMSDFDRFKVMKAKRMRNKIIKHEVKRLQKEAVKKA; this comes from the exons ATG GTGTTCAAGCGCTACGTTGAGATTGGCCGTGTTGCTTACATCTCTTTCGGGCCCCACGCAGGCAGCCTGGTGGCCATCGTCGATGTCATCGACCAAAACAGA GCATTGGTGGATGGTCCCTGCACAGGGGTGAAGAGACAGTCAATGCCTTTCAAGTGCATGCAGCTCACTGACTACGTCATCAAAGTACCACACAG CGCTCGTCAGAAGTTTGTGAGACGTGCCTGGGAGAAGGCCCAAGTCACTGAGAAGTGGGCAGGAAGCAACTGGGCCAAGAAGATCGAAGCCAGGCAAAAG AGGGCACAGATGTCTGACTTTGATCGCTTCAAGGTGATGAAGGCCAAAAGGATG AGGAACAAGATCATCAAGCATGAGGTGAAAAGGCTGCAGAAAGAGGCAGTGAAGAAGGCGTGA
- the LOC139559119 gene encoding putative nuclease HARBI1 isoform X2 codes for MLIQVKAPVQQQQHMMETMMRRRPSLWIPEGMRYLCRLLGPRIKHRTARSHALSVEQMVCVALRFFASGAFLYSVGDAEQLNKATICRTIRSVCLAIKALADVFISFPGHRRLCDIKEEFYRIAGFPNVIGAVDCTHIRIKAPSGAHEADFVNRKSFHSINVQMVCNADCVISNVVAKWPGSVHDSRIFRASEIYQCLSQGEFSGVLLGDRGYGCQPFLLTPFTDPQEAQQAYNHAHARTRARVEMTFGLLKARFHCLHKLRVSPVRACDITVACAVLHNVACLRKERAPRVPPAMDWDNPAIFPDDDSGRLLRDQYVLNYFS; via the exons atgctgatcca ggtgaaggccccagtgcagcagcaacagcacatgatggagacgatgatgaggaggagaccatctctctggattccagaaggcatgag gtatctatgcagactactgggtcccaggattaagcaccgcactgcacggagccatgcactgagtgtggagcaaatggtttgtgtggccttgcgcttttttgctagtggagccttcctgtactcagtgggggatgcagaacagctgaacaaggccacaatttgccgcacaataaggagtgtgtgtctggctatcaaagcattagcagatgtcttcatctccttccctggccacagaagactctgtgacatcaaagaggagttctataggattgcag gtttccccaatgtcattggtgcagtggactgcacacacataaggataaaagccccctcaggtgcccatgaggccgattttgtgaataggaaatcctttcacagcattaatgttcag atggtctgcaatgctgactgtgtgatcagcaatgttgtggcaaaatggcctggctcagtccatgactccagaatctttcgggcctctgaaatctatcagtgcctatcacaag gtgaattctctggtgtgttgctgggagacagggggtatggctgccagccttttctcctgacacctttcacagacccccaggaagcacagcaggcctacaaccatgcccatgccaggaccagggccagagttgaaatgacctttggcctcctgaaggcacgctttcactgccttcacaaattaagggtcagccctgttagggcatgtgatattactgtggcttgtgctgtcctccacaatgtggcctgcctgaggaaggagagggcccccagagtgccaccagccatggactgggacaatccggcaatcttccctgatgacgacagtggtcggctgctgagggaccaatatgtgttgaattattttagttag